A genomic window from Mesosutterella faecium includes:
- a CDS encoding AEC family transporter — MAVAQQMLIFVLLMAAGAWARRRGILTPEKQPQLTNLVLNIAYPAIILSGVTGRGPRIGGAELAQAFLVIAALLAGLLACAWAIPRLLRFPKEERGAVNVMTVFTNIGFMGVPMIDGIYGKDALIYMTVLLIPFNLLFFSYVIRTIKGGGSETFGWKGLVSPGMLACYLSIAVYLSGIEVPRPLVSAIRMLGGMTAPLAMMLLGSMLLETDWKELFSGRIAAFTVLKMVVIPVAGTWLLSLFVHNTYLLAVCMAALATPSGNVIPLLAALYNKKAYPVTVQGIALTTAVSVFTMPLVALATGLG; from the coding sequence ATGGCGGTCGCGCAGCAGATGCTGATCTTCGTGCTTCTCATGGCGGCCGGGGCGTGGGCCCGGCGCCGCGGGATCCTCACGCCGGAAAAACAGCCGCAGCTCACGAATCTCGTGCTCAACATCGCCTACCCGGCGATCATTCTCTCGGGGGTCACGGGCAGGGGCCCGAGGATCGGCGGGGCCGAGCTCGCGCAGGCCTTCCTTGTGATCGCGGCGCTGCTCGCGGGGCTGCTCGCCTGCGCCTGGGCGATCCCGCGGCTGCTGCGCTTCCCGAAGGAGGAGCGCGGCGCGGTGAACGTGATGACGGTCTTCACCAACATCGGGTTCATGGGCGTGCCGATGATCGACGGCATCTACGGCAAGGACGCGCTCATCTACATGACGGTGCTCCTCATCCCGTTCAACCTGCTCTTCTTCTCCTATGTGATCCGCACGATCAAGGGCGGAGGAAGCGAGACTTTCGGCTGGAAGGGGCTCGTGAGCCCGGGAATGCTCGCCTGCTATCTTTCGATTGCGGTCTATTTATCAGGGATCGAGGTGCCCCGGCCGCTTGTCTCGGCAATCAGAATGCTGGGCGGGATGACCGCGCCGCTTGCGATGATGCTGCTGGGCTCCATGCTCCTTGAGACCGACTGGAAGGAGCTCTTTTCCGGGCGCATCGCGGCCTTCACCGTCCTCAAGATGGTGGTGATCCCGGTCGCGGGGACCTGGCTCCTCAGCCTTTTCGTGCACAACACCTACCTGCTCGCGGTGTGCATGGCGGCGCTCGCCACCCCGTCGGGGAACGTGATCCCGCTGCTGGCCGCGCTCTACAACAAAAAGGCCTACCCGGTGACGGTGCAGGGAATCGCGCTCACCACGGCCGTTTCGGTCTTCACGATGCCGCTCGTGGCGCTCGCGACGGGCTTAGGCTGA
- a CDS encoding aldo/keto reductase — MKYRTLGQGLKVSAVGLGCMGMSHAYGRPHDHREMAGLIAKAVDLGYTLFDTAEVYGTAANPHDNEELVGAALEPYRSRVVIATKFGVSFDFSSPSTNKPILVDSRPQTIRRSLEASLKRLRTDHIDLYYQHRQDPNVPVEEVAGLMGELIAEGKILHWGLSAVDEATLRRAHAVTPVTAVQNRYSMMAREAAEALFPALEELGVGLVAYSPMANGFLSGRYLGTAGFDPKDDYRSVMPQFQKEAVEQNRRLLGIMNEVSAEHGITPAQLSLAWMICKKPWIVPIPGTTKEARLAEKAAASEVQLTPGEVAALDSELASSGMSAVFGGSRIVARN, encoded by the coding sequence ATGAAATACCGCACTCTGGGACAAGGCCTGAAGGTGAGCGCCGTGGGGCTGGGCTGCATGGGCATGAGCCACGCCTACGGCCGCCCGCACGACCACAGGGAGATGGCCGGACTCATCGCGAAGGCCGTCGACCTGGGCTACACGCTCTTTGACACGGCCGAGGTCTACGGCACGGCCGCGAACCCCCACGACAACGAGGAGCTCGTCGGGGCGGCGCTCGAGCCCTACCGCAGCCGGGTCGTGATCGCGACGAAGTTCGGCGTGAGCTTTGACTTCAGCTCGCCCTCGACCAACAAGCCGATCCTCGTCGACTCGCGCCCGCAGACCATCCGGCGCAGCCTCGAGGCGAGCCTGAAGCGGCTTCGCACCGACCACATCGACCTCTACTACCAGCACCGCCAGGACCCGAACGTCCCGGTCGAAGAAGTGGCGGGGCTGATGGGGGAGCTCATCGCCGAGGGCAAGATCCTGCACTGGGGGCTTTCCGCGGTCGACGAGGCGACGCTGCGGCGCGCCCACGCGGTCACGCCCGTCACCGCGGTCCAGAACCGCTACTCGATGATGGCCCGGGAGGCCGCCGAGGCCCTTTTCCCGGCGCTCGAGGAGCTGGGGGTGGGGCTGGTCGCCTACTCCCCGATGGCCAACGGGTTTCTCTCCGGGCGCTACCTCGGCACGGCCGGGTTCGATCCGAAGGACGACTACCGCAGCGTCATGCCGCAGTTCCAGAAGGAGGCGGTCGAGCAGAACCGGCGGTTGCTCGGGATCATGAACGAGGTGTCGGCCGAGCACGGCATCACCCCGGCGCAGCTCTCGCTTGCCTGGATGATCTGCAAGAAGCCCTGGATCGTGCCGATCCCGGGCACCACGAAGGAAGCGCGCCTTGCTGAAAAAGCGGCCGCCTCCGAGGTGCAGCTCACGCCCGGGGAGGTCGCCGCGCTCGACTCTGAGCTCGCCTCAAGCGGCATGTCGGCGGTCTTCGGTGGCTCGCGCATCGTCGCGAGGAACTGA